A region from the Sutcliffiella horikoshii genome encodes:
- the lspA gene encoding signal peptidase II, with amino-acid sequence MYYLIALVIIIVDQLTKWLVVRYMEIGENIPIIHNFLYLSSHRNSGAAWGILEGQMYFFYIITVGVVIGLIVYLQKLPKDQPWMKLALSLMLGGAIGNFIDRVLHQEVIDFINTFIFTYDFPIFNVADSALVIGVGIILILTILEGKKEKELSKK; translated from the coding sequence ATGTATTATCTTATTGCACTTGTAATTATCATTGTCGATCAACTAACAAAATGGTTGGTAGTAAGATATATGGAAATTGGAGAAAACATTCCGATCATACATAACTTTTTGTACTTATCTTCCCACCGCAACAGCGGTGCTGCATGGGGGATACTTGAAGGCCAGATGTACTTTTTTTACATTATTACAGTTGGTGTTGTTATTGGACTTATCGTATACCTGCAAAAGCTGCCAAAAGATCAGCCATGGATGAAACTTGCACTAAGCCTGATGCTTGGTGGCGCCATAGGGAACTTTATCGATCGTGTATTGCACCAAGAAGTAATTGACTTTATTAACACATTCATCTTCACCTACGATTTCCCTATTTTTAATGTGGCCGATTCTGCATTAGTAATAGGCGTTGGGATTATATTAATCTTAACGATACTTGAGGGCAAGAAAGAGAAGGAGTTATCAAAAAAATGA
- a CDS encoding RluA family pseudouridine synthase — MTETMTIQIDESQKNDRIDKVLSTQNEEWSRSQVQQWIKDGQILVNGEKTKPNYKCSVGDDITVTIPEPEALDVMPEEMDLDIYYEDADVIVVNKPRGMVVHPAVGHASGTLVNGLMAHCKDLSGINGVLRPGIVHRIDKDTSGLLMVAKNDFAHEKLVNQLVAKTVTRKYQAIVHGVISHDVGTVDAPIGRDKKDRQAMTVTNENSRNAVTHFRVIERFKDFTHIECQLETGRTHQIRVHMKYIGYPLAGDPKYGPKKSLDIEGQALHAGILGFIHPRTEEYMEFEAPNPPEFERVLKHLKNH, encoded by the coding sequence ATGACAGAAACAATGACGATTCAGATTGATGAATCACAGAAAAATGACCGTATCGACAAGGTACTTTCCACTCAAAATGAAGAGTGGTCCCGTTCACAGGTCCAACAATGGATTAAAGACGGACAAATACTTGTTAACGGCGAGAAAACGAAGCCAAATTATAAATGTAGTGTTGGTGACGATATTACGGTTACAATCCCGGAACCGGAGGCATTAGATGTCATGCCGGAAGAAATGGATCTTGATATTTACTATGAAGATGCGGACGTTATTGTGGTCAACAAACCTCGCGGAATGGTTGTTCACCCTGCTGTTGGCCATGCATCCGGTACGCTTGTGAATGGCCTAATGGCACATTGCAAAGATCTATCAGGTATCAATGGTGTATTAAGACCGGGAATTGTCCACCGCATTGACAAGGACACTTCAGGGTTATTAATGGTCGCAAAAAATGATTTTGCACATGAAAAGCTTGTTAATCAACTAGTGGCCAAGACGGTTACAAGAAAGTATCAAGCAATCGTTCACGGAGTTATTTCCCATGATGTAGGGACGGTAGACGCGCCAATCGGCCGTGACAAAAAAGATCGCCAAGCCATGACCGTGACAAATGAAAACAGCAGAAACGCTGTGACTCACTTCCGCGTAATTGAACGATTTAAAGATTTTACACACATTGAGTGCCAGCTTGAAACAGGACGCACGCACCAAATCCGTGTGCACATGAAATATATCGGTTATCCTTTGGCAGGTGACCCGAAATACGGTCCTAAGAAATCACTTGATATAGAGGGACAGGCACTACATGCGGGTATCCTTGGATTTATTCACCCCCGTACAGAAGAATACATGGAATTTGAGGCGCCTAATCCGCCAGAATTCGAGCGCGTTTTAAAACATTTAAAAAACCATTGA
- the pyrR gene encoding bifunctional pyr operon transcriptional regulator/uracil phosphoribosyltransferase PyrR, whose product MAEKALILDEQAIRRALTRIAHEIIERNKGVEDSVLVGIKTRGIHLAKRLAERINQIEEKDIAVGELDITLYRDDLTTKTSDNEPLVKGSDIPVDINNKKVILVDDVLFTGRTVRAGMDALMDFGRPSQIQLAVLVDRGHRELPIRADFVGKNIPTASNEKIVVELSEIDNNDQVSIHDK is encoded by the coding sequence ATGGCAGAAAAAGCATTGATTTTAGACGAGCAGGCAATAAGAAGAGCGTTAACACGCATTGCTCATGAAATTATTGAACGCAATAAGGGTGTGGAAGACTCCGTTCTTGTAGGAATTAAAACAAGAGGAATTCACTTGGCTAAAAGATTGGCCGAGCGCATCAATCAAATAGAAGAAAAAGATATTGCGGTAGGAGAATTGGATATCACACTTTACAGAGATGACCTGACAACCAAAACGTCTGATAATGAACCACTTGTAAAAGGATCTGACATACCGGTGGACATCAATAATAAAAAAGTCATCCTCGTAGATGATGTCTTGTTCACAGGGAGAACTGTACGGGCGGGAATGGACGCACTGATGGATTTCGGCAGACCTTCACAAATCCAGCTTGCAGTCCTAGTAGACAGAGGTCATAGAGAATTACCAATAAGAGCGGATTTTGTAGGAAAAAACATCCCGACAGCAAGCAACGAAAAAATAGTTGTGGAACTATCTGAAATTGATAATAACGATCAAGTAAGCATACATGATAAATAA
- a CDS encoding solute carrier family 23 protein: MREKPVLDIHEVPSKPKWLILSLQHLFAMFGATILVPLLVGLSPAVALVSSGLGTLAYLLITKGQIPAYLGSSFAFIVPIVLATEIGGPGAAMIGSFMAGLAYGIVALLIKQLGHQWIMKLLPPVVVGPIIIVIGLGLAGVAVDMAMYENPGAPEAELIYSVKHFLVAMATLAITIGAIIFLKGVFSLIPILIGIVSGYLIAYFTGLVDLTPVKEASWIQVPDFIIPFVSYTPSFNASIFFIMVPVAIVTLSEHIGHQMVLSKVVGRPFIQKPGLHRSILGDGVATMLASLLGGPPNTTYGENIGVLAITRVFSVFVIGGAAVIAITFGFVGKIAALISTVPSAVMGGVSILLFGIIASSGLRMLIDNKVDFNIKRNLIIAAVITVIGIGGAFIKVDSFQIPAMAMAAIIGVVLNLVLPQDEQEKTEQKKYEEKQNTVA, encoded by the coding sequence ATGAGAGAGAAACCAGTTTTAGACATACACGAAGTACCAAGTAAACCAAAGTGGTTGATTTTGAGCCTGCAACACTTATTCGCCATGTTCGGCGCAACCATCCTCGTTCCGCTATTGGTAGGATTAAGTCCAGCAGTAGCATTAGTATCAAGCGGACTCGGGACACTCGCATACCTGCTCATTACCAAAGGTCAAATACCAGCATACCTTGGATCATCCTTTGCCTTCATCGTACCAATCGTTTTGGCTACTGAAATAGGGGGGCCTGGGGCTGCGATGATCGGAAGTTTTATGGCAGGACTAGCATACGGAATCGTTGCATTGTTAATCAAACAACTTGGCCATCAATGGATCATGAAACTCTTGCCGCCTGTGGTTGTAGGACCAATCATCATCGTTATCGGTTTAGGGTTGGCTGGAGTTGCAGTGGATATGGCCATGTACGAAAACCCGGGAGCACCGGAAGCGGAATTAATATACAGTGTGAAGCACTTCCTGGTTGCGATGGCCACTTTAGCCATCACCATCGGAGCAATCATCTTTTTAAAAGGGGTCTTCAGCCTGATCCCGATCCTGATCGGAATAGTTTCCGGATACTTGATTGCCTATTTTACAGGCCTGGTAGACTTAACCCCTGTCAAGGAAGCAAGCTGGATTCAAGTACCAGATTTCATCATTCCATTTGTCAGCTACACACCAAGCTTTAATGCATCCATCTTCTTCATCATGGTGCCGGTGGCTATCGTAACCTTGTCAGAGCATATCGGACATCAGATGGTGCTAAGTAAAGTTGTAGGAAGACCTTTTATCCAAAAACCGGGACTTCACCGCTCCATCCTTGGTGACGGAGTAGCTACGATGCTTGCATCACTACTAGGAGGACCTCCAAATACAACATACGGGGAAAACATCGGCGTACTTGCGATAACAAGAGTGTTCAGTGTGTTTGTAATCGGAGGTGCGGCAGTGATCGCCATCACATTCGGATTCGTCGGTAAAATCGCTGCATTGATTAGCACGGTACCAAGTGCCGTCATGGGGGGAGTAAGCATCCTGCTTTTCGGAATCATTGCATCAAGCGGATTAAGAATGCTGATTGATAACAAAGTAGACTTTAATATCAAAAGAAACTTGATCATCGCAGCTGTTATTACGGTCATCGGAATCGGTGGAGCGTTCATCAAGGTTGACAGTTTCCAAATCCCTGCGATGGCAATGGCCGCTATTATCGGAGTCGTCTTAAACCTTGTCTTGCCGCAGGATGAACAAGAAAAAACAGAACAAAAAAAATACGAAGAAAAACAAAATACAGTAGCTTAA